The stretch of DNA TTTGATTTCTTCTTTTTGGGGACCATCATGTaactttatgtttttgtttattctactatgattttttatttttctatttgtgaGACAAAAACGtgtatttactttattttcgATTATTCTAATGTTATTAATTTGGTTCATGGTCTGAAATGTTTATCTTATTGACATGCTTATTGTTTTTTACTCTACATGATGACATTTTCTGCTAGTTTACATTATGGGGTTAAGTTTGTGAGGGATTTGGTTTTGAATTACATAGGGGGTACTGGGCATGTGGTTCATGGGATTCTTCCGGCACAAACAATGAATGCACTCGAGGAGGTTTACAGAATCGCAAGAGCTCAAACACTTATTGCTCTATGCAGTACTGTTCCAGGCTACTGGTTTACAGTGGCACTCATTGATAGGATAGGAAGATTTGCAATTCAATTGATGGGATTCTTCTTTATGACTGTCTTCATGTTTGCTCTTGCCATTCCTTATGAACATTGGACTCATAAGGATAACCGTATAGGATTTGTTGCATTGTATTCATTGATCTTCTTCTTTGCAAATTTTGGGCCAAATGCTACCACGTTTGTTGTGCCGGCAGAGATTTTTCCTGCTAGATTTCGATCTACTTGCCATGGAATATCATCAGCAGCGGGGAAACTCGGGGCTATAGTTGGTGCATTTGGGTTCTTGTATTTGGCACAAAACAAGGACAAGAGTAAAGCTGATGCAGGGTACCCAGCCGGTATTGGGGTGAAGAATTCTTTGCTTCTGTTGGGTGTGGTTAATATTTTGGGCTTCTGTTTTACTTTCTTGGTGCCTGAGGCAAATGGAAAATCTTTGGAGGAGATGTCAGGTGAGAATGAGGAGGAAGCTGGAACCTCTGTAGAGTTAGAGCAATCCCATTCTTATaacataatttattcatttttctctCTATGATTTATGTATGTAGATCACTATTTAGATAATTGAGCATAGagagaaaaatgaataaattttattattttgagtaTACAAAGTAATAGTAGTTTAATAAGATgatattatatcattaattaattgtGGGGTATTTAGTAACTTACTCTAGCAAAGCAGTCATAACAGTGCATACGAAGAAAAGTAACTGTAATGGAATTGTTTATGTTGAAATTGGTTTGAACAACTTGACGTACAATATACTCTACTTTTGGGCAACTTGAACTATAGAATCCAACATTTAGATCACTAAATGCAAAGGGGATTAGGAccaagaaaaataacaaaaatgaaatggtgaacttcattttgagttgtGGCTCTCTAGTTGCTTTATGAGCTATGTTGATGTGGATTAGCATGTAATAATACTAAGAAAGTACATGTATATATAGAGGAAATGAGGATTCAATTTAAGAGATTGTCACAAGTCAATTCTTTTAAGGTTTCAAAAATGGTACAAAATTGTAATCTGGACATGACTTgcactaattttatatttaattttgagcGCAAAGAAAGGAATGTTGAAAAATATGTATGAtcattcataaatttttttaaggtttTAAAAGTGGTACAAAATTGTAATATGGACAACATGGCTTTTGAGCATAGagagaaaaatgaataaattttattattttgagtaTACAAAGTAATAGTAGTTTTATAAGATgatattatatcattaattaattgtGGGGTATGTAGTAGCTTACTCTAGCAAAGCAGTCATGAAAGTGCATACGGAGAAAAGTAACTGTAATGGAATTGTTTATGTTGAAATTGGTTTGAACAACTTGACGTACAATATACTCTACTTTTGGGCAACTTGAATTATAGAATCCAACATTTAGATCACTAAATGCAAAGGGgattaataacaaaaatgaaatggtgaacttcattttgagttgtGGCTCTCTAGTTACTTTATGAGCTATGTTGATGTGGATTAGCATGTAATAATAGTAAGAAAGTACATGTATATATAGAGGAAATGAGGATTCAATTTAAGAGATTGTCACAAGTCAATTCTTTTAAGGTTTCAAAAATGGTACAAAATTATAATCTGGACATGAGTTgcactaattttatatttaattttgagcGCAAAGAAAGGAATGTTGAAAAATATGTATGAtcattcataaatttttttaaggtttCAAAAGTGGTACAAAATTGTAATATGGACAACATGGCTTGCActaattttctatttaattttgatggCAAAGAAAGGAAGGTTGAAAAATATGTATgaatattcataaaaaattttaagGTTTCAAAAATGGTACAAAATTGTAATCTCGACAACATGGCTTGcattaattttctatttaattttattttgcaaaaaaaGGAAGGTTGAAAAATATGTATgaatattcataaaaaattttaagGTTTCAAAAATGGTACAAAATTGTAATCTCGACAACATGGCTTGcattaattttctatttaattttattttgcaaaaaaaGGAAGGTTGAAAAATATGTATGAAATGTCATAGATTCTTTTAGGGTTTCAAATATGGTACATAATTGTAATCTGGATAGCATGACTTGCActaattttctatttaattttaagtatacTTGGAGTTATGATAACCTAAGTCCTTCAAAATTACTCCATTTGTTGACATCAATCCCATGAACCACATGCCCAGTATCCCTATgcaaatcaaaaccaaatcccTCACAAGCTTACCCCCATAATGAAAACTAGCAGAAAAGGTCATCATGTAGAGTAAAAAACAATAAGCATGTCAATAAGATAAACATTTCAGACCATgaactaaattaataatattagaataattgaaattaaagtaaatacACGTTTTTGTCtcacaaatagaaaaataaaaaatcataatagaataaacaaaaacataaagttACATGTTGGTTCCCAAAAAGAAGAAATCAAAGACGAAATAACGTTACCTTTAGCACGCACGCAACAACGAATTGCTCCAACACCAATTGTTTAtctcatttgaaaaataagatGACATAGACAAACATGATCAAATTATAactataaaaattgttttttataaataaaaaaaaataatagagtaATATGTTAcatgtaactttttttatcaCTGCAACTTAATAATGACATGTAATATTGTAATAACACATTACTCACATACCATATTATTCgaactaaattatattatttgaataaatctaaATAATTGCT from Cicer arietinum cultivar CDC Frontier isolate Library 1 chromosome 3, Cicar.CDCFrontier_v2.0, whole genome shotgun sequence encodes:
- the LOC101514337 gene encoding inorganic phosphate transporter 1-4-like, which encodes MMTFSASLHYGVKFVRDLVLNYIGGTGHVVHGILPAQTMNALEEVYRIARAQTLIALCSTVPGYWFTVALIDRIGRFAIQLMGFFFMTVFMFALAIPYEHWTHKDNRIGFVALYSLIFFFANFGPNATTFVVPAEIFPARFRSTCHGISSAAGKLGAIVGAFGFLYLAQNKDKSKADAGYPAGIGVKNSLLLLGVVNILGFCFTFLVPEANGKSLEEMSGENEEEAGTSVELEQSHSYNIIYSFFSL